The following coding sequences lie in one Clarias gariepinus isolate MV-2021 ecotype Netherlands chromosome 27, CGAR_prim_01v2, whole genome shotgun sequence genomic window:
- the LOC128514956 gene encoding uncharacterized protein LOC128514956 has product MEHIRYDRDTLVSIGIQCTYNSTFLTPDPSWPSEILRENKGRDAKRRPRGKRAGVINRLRARAHRTPLPSILLANVQSLENKLDDLRARIKFQRDIRDCNLLCFTETWLNPAVPDHAIQPAEFFSVHRMDRTRDSGKSSGGGVCLMVNSSWCNSASVIPLTRSCTPNLELLSIMCRPFYLPREFTSVIISAVYIPPQADMDTALCELHEALTQHQTQHRDAALIVAGDFNSANLKRAAPDFYQHITCPTRGERTLDHCYTTVKDGYKAQSRPPLGKSDHAAIFLMPKYKQRLKQEVPVQREVARWTDQSMAALQDALDDADWDMFRNSSDGDVSVFTEAVVGFIGKLADDTVEKKTIKTFPNQKPWVDKTIRDALKSRTAAYNTGLTSGDMEPYKAASYSVRKAVKEAKQRYGRKLESQLQQSDSRSLWQGLRTITDYKAPTSVMINVDVTLADELNTFYARFKAAAKEASDANASGAKGCRQVVTASTGSAFIITEHDVRRAFKRVNTRKAAGPDGISGRILRACADQLAPVFTEIFNISLSQSVIPTCFKKETAGECSGVSISKLKPTTQPSES; this is encoded by the coding sequence atggagcacattaggtatgatagagacactcttgtttctattggtatacaatgtacttacaattcgacgtttttaactccggatccgagctggccgagtgagatcctgagggaaaacaaaggacgcgacgcgaagcggcggcctcgaggcaaacgagccggcgtcattaacaggctgagagcccgtgcacaccgcacacctctgcctagcatcctgctcgccaacgtccagtcactggagaacaagctcgatgacctcagggccaggataaagttccagagagacattcgggactgcaatctcctctgcttcaccgagacatggctgaacccagcggtgccggaccacgccatccagccggccgagttcttctcggttcaccgcatggacaggacacgggactcggggaagtcaagtggaggcggcgtgtgtttaatggtgaacagcagctggtgcaacagcgcgagcgttattcctctcacacgctcctgcacaccaaatctggagctactgtccatcatgtgtcgtcctttttaccttcctcgggagtttacatcggtcataatcagtgccgtttatattccaccacaagcggacatggacactgccttatgcgagctgcatgaggcactcacacagcaccaaacacaacaccgggacgctgcgcttattgtggcgggggactttaatagtgccaacctcaaacgcgcagcgccggacttttatcagcatatcacctgccccaccaggggcgaaaggacactggatcattgctacaccacagtcaaggacggctacaaggcacaatctcgccctccgttgggtaaatccgaccacgccgccatcttcctcatgccaaaatacaaacaaaggctgaaacaggaagttccggttcagagggaggtcgcgcgctggacggaccaatcgatggccgcgttacaggacgcactcgatgacgcagactgggacatgttcagaaacagctccgatggtgacgtcagcgtgtttacggaagcggttgtgggattcattgggaaactagcggatgataccgtggaaaaaaagactattaaaacgtttcccaaccagaagccgtgggtggataaaaccatccgcgacgctctgaaatctcgcaccgctgcctacaacacgggactcacgtcgggggacatggaaccgtacaaggctgcgtcatacagcgtccggaaggcggtgaaagaggcgaagcagcgctacgggaggaaactagagtcacaactccaacagagtgactctaggagcctgtggcagggattaaggacaattactgactataaagcaccaacatccgttATGATAAACgtagacgtgactctggcagatgagctgaacactttctatgctcgcttcaaggctgcagctaaagaagctagcgatgctaatgctagcggcgctaaggGCTGCAGACAGgtagtcactgccagcaccggaagcgcgttcatcatcacagagcatgacgtgaggagagccttcaagagagtgaacaccaggaaagcagcaggaccagacggcatctcaggccgtattcttagagcctgcgcagaccagctagcacctgtgttcactgagatattcaacatctctttatctcagtcggtgatccccacatgcttcaaaaaaGAAACTGCAGGAGAATGTTCCGGCGTCTCCATCAGCAAGCTCAAGCCCACCACTCAACCTTCAGAAAGTTAG
- the si:ch211-140l13.3 gene encoding centromere protein J — MWAKVPPSGRSSSGADPERNPDSNGLSVSEEKIKQQQLPLAAEGQRVLQGELQSHPNQPNHQHPHIHSAAQEQLLQLQVKQLKKALSEQNALLNFLSPGLILPPAFLTQYQAYSLAQRPLTDPVSHAGDVVDCRKCVSNTVIIRSGVEQEVPACGPQITQCTDNMSLQRVETEQRRLTPIKEESCEPGEEACTVSPFGVRNKVPANPEERPIRPGLRAIEKTFEDFVEEQLELDMEGLKKDKQLRIAEKRNFLRKGDGRSRISKNKDTFHKIHPASKNTKSKPPQRPSTPSLVQHSHNAQINSLLHTQQNDGPALKNLSLMRKDNAKYSGQRFGQENLLRNNVPPHDGKSLVLNHSKHSSQNNEGHSKQPITVTNTSSTNCPMVSGSNVAQKIHLLEKRSGFKKVNDRIVRVCDLGQANTKTLSLTTEIKQLLLRSTSGENAGAMEDLKNPMPAFNLIKMNSDHQMDLSDEDYASDAPSDVGPSDCTQSLHCFLAQLSSSSESDDGSDYEIQQLGWSEPHKPSGTLKETSGEATPPCASSLDLLARIFPQVKCEGKNKMDNMIREKDLKTQHSVNGSQPVKPVKKVSNDLMMDKMKTEQDKALNFIRSEMERLTNNDKDNPQSFRSSDRTCQDAAVHLNGTEDLRDQIQFLKEQLKRRECEWWQAHSELQSRVDALTRENRVLMSRRVVQVRPQSSGRSTPHPDTQNLTRTDSVSDSQEKTKQKISSARRDSSNSRTSLGSQSPEDRDTIPYSECGEKCVQDLGRSVEKQIRVESRNSVAKGLQSTAKSGKSVSSESDYGSTDMTEDLLNSEMKHNVTQVVVREETRYPDGKVEQLLSDGSRVIVFCNGTRKEIGADQKSITVTFFNGDVKRILADGTMVYYYCDAQTTHSTYPSGLEVLQFPNKQQEKRHPDGTREILFPDGTAKTMYPDGRQESLFPDGTVVKLLKNGEKTVEFTNGQREIHTPQYKQRIYPDGTVKTVYLNGRQETKYSSGRIHIKNDEDMMMMNRK, encoded by the exons GATTAATTCTGCCCCCAGCTTTCTTAACCCAGTACCAGGCATATTCACTCGCACAGCGTCCTCTAACAGATCCAGTGTCTCACGCAGGTGATGTGGTGGATTGCAGGAAGTGTGTTTCCAACACTGTGATTATCAGATCTGGAGTGGAGCAGGAAGTCCCAGCTTGTGGTCCTCAGATAACGCAGTGCACTG acaACATGTCTCTACAGAGGGTTGAGACAGAGCAGAGACGTTTAACTCCTATAAAGGAGGAATCATGTGAGCCGGGGGAGGAAGCATGCACGGTCAGTCCTTTTGGAGTCAGGAACAAAGTCCCAGCCAATCCAGAGGAAAG GCCTATTCGCCCCGGACTCAGAGCGATAGAGAAGACTTTTGAAGATTTTGTTGAAGAGCAGCTTGAGTTGGATATGGAGGGTCTAAAAAAGGATAAGCAG CTCAGAATAGCAGAGAAAAGGAATTTCCTGCGTAAAGGTGATGGAAGATCAAGaatcagtaaaaataaagacaccTTCCATAAAATCCATCCAGCCTCCAAAAACACAAAGTCTAAACCACCTCAAAGACCCTCAACACCATCTCTTGTCCAGCACAGTCACAATGCACAGATAAACAGTCTTCTTCATACTCAACAAAACGATGGCCCAGCTCTGAAGAATCTATCCTTAATGAGAAAAGATAATGCAAAGTACTCTGGCCAGAGATTTGGCCAGGAGAACCTACTGAGGAACAATGTTCCTCCACATGATGGCAAGTCTCTAGTTTTGAATCACAGTAAACATTCCTCTCAAAACAATGAGGGACATTCTAAGCAGCCAATCACAGTTACCAATACAAGCAGTACCAATTGCCCAATGGTTTCTGGTAGTAATGTTGCTCAGAAGATCCATCTTCTCGAAAAACGAAGTGGTTTCAAAAAGGTAAATGATCGCATTGTTCGAGTGTGTGACCTGGGCCAAGCAAACACCAAGACGCTAAGCTTGACTACGGAAATAAAGCAGCTTCTTCTCCGTAGCACCTCTGGAGAAAATGCTGGTGCTATGGAAGATCTCAAAAATCCAATGCCTGCTTTTAATCTCATAAAAATGAACTCTGATCACCAGATGGATCTATCTGATGAGGACTACGCCAGTGACGCTCCTAGTGACGTTGGTCCAAGTGACTGTACACAATCCCTGCATTGCTTCTTAGCTCAACTTTCCAGTTCATCTGAATCTGACGATGGAAGTGACTATGAGATACAGCAGCTCGGCTGGTCTGAACCTCACAAACCCTCAGGAACTCTAAAAGAGACCAGCGGTGAGGCTACACCTCCCTGTGCCAGCAGCTTGGACCTTCTCGCTAGGATTTTCCCTCAAGTTAAATgcgaaggaaaaaacaaaatggacaACATGATCAGGGAGAAAGACTTGAAAACTCAGCACTCAGTGAATG GAAGTCAACCAGTAAAACCAGTAAAGAAAGTGAGCAATGACCTGATGATGGACAAGATGAAAACAGAACAGGATAAAGCGCTGAATTTCATCAG GTCTGAAATGGAGCGCTTAACTAATAATGACAAAGACAACCCGCAAAGCTTCAGATCTTCAGACCGCACATGTCAGGATGCCGCAGTGCACCTTAATGGGACTGAG GATCTCAGAGACCAAATCCAGTTTCTGAAAGAGCAGCTGAAGAGACGGGAGTGTGAGTGGTGGCAGGCTCACAGTGAGCTGCAGAGTCGGGTCGACGCCCTGACCAGAGAGAACCGGGTGCTGATGAGTCGCCGCGTCGTTCAGGTCAGACCTCAGAGCTCGGGCAGATCCACTCCTCATCCTGACACTCAAAACCTG acaAGGACTGACTCCGTCAGCGATTCCCAGGAAAAGACCAAACAGAAGATTTCATCTGCGA GACGAGACTCGTCAAATTCAAGGACTTCCTTGGGATCCCAGAGTCCAGAGGACAGGGACACGATCCCATACAGTGAGTGTGGAGAAAAG TGTGTTCAGGACTTAGGGAGGTCTGTGGAGAAACAGATCCGGGTCGAAAGCAGGAACTCAGTGGCAAAAGGATTGCAGAGTACAGCGAAATCTGGGAAATCTGTATCTTCTGAGTCTGATTATGGATCAACAGACATGACTGAG GATTTGCTCAATTCTGAGATGAAGCATAATGTCACTCAAGTTGTAGTGAGGGAGGAAACTCGTTATCCAGATGGTAAG GTAGAACAACTCCTGTCCGATGGGTCAcgtgttattgttttttgtaatgGAACTAGAAAGGAGATTGGAGCAGATCAGAAATCAATCACGGTCACATTTTTCAACGGAGATGTCAAACGTATTCTGGCTGATGGGACCATG GTCTACTATTATTGTGATGCTCAGACGACTCACTCCACTTACCCGTCTGGCTTGGAGGTTCTGCAGTTTCCAAATAAGCAACAAG AGAAGCGCCATCCTGATGGTACACGCGAAATCCTTTTCCCCGACGGTACTGCCAAGACCATGTATCCTGATGGCCGACAGGAAAGCCTCTTTCCTGATGGAACTGTTGTCAAGTTATTAAA AAATGGAGAGAAAACAGTGGAGTTCACAAACGGCCAGCGTGAGATCCACACGCCGCAGTACAAGCAGAGGATTTACCCTGATGGAACTGTTAAAACTGTCTACTTAAATGGAAGGCAAGAGACGAAATACTCATCCGGAAGGATTCACATTAAGAACGATgaagacatgatgatgatgaacagAAAGTGA
- the gpr31 gene encoding 12-(S)-hydroxy-5,8,10,14-eicosatetraenoic acid receptor, with translation MENHASDNCTAGSKDLYKFYFSVMIGEFILALPLNLTVIYLFIFKLKFWKSKSNNIFLFNLVLADILLLICLPVRAYYFQRGERRSNNNTICKSVLFLLFLNRGASIAFLTIISINRYLSVVHPSLRNPFKIRKRSFIISAMVWVLLLPLTIPSMLSTFECCNDNETEEDTSSFFRANTATVVFRELVFFTSVLLPFIILVYCAIKITKRLKEKTVGERTKLKRAVFLVILVVLVFSFCFWPSAISRLVLLIVREQNLPNAEEIAVQVYDGLMCLSYLDCLLDPIVYCLSSTKFKNLYIATYLPFLLKGQHAEHH, from the coding sequence ATGGAAAACCATGCAAGTGACAACTGTACAGCTGGAAGTAAGGATCTGTACAAGTTCTACTTCTCGGTGATGATCGGGGAATTTATCCTGGCTCTTCCTCTGAACCTCACTGTGATCTACCTCTTCATCTTTAAACTCAAATTCTGGAAATCAAAAAGCAACAACATTTTTCTGTTCAATCTGGTGCTGGCGGATATCCTGCTGCTGATTTGCTTGCCGGTCCGGGCGTACTACTTTCAGCGCGGAGAGAGACGGAGTAACAACAACACCATCTGCAAGTCGGTgctctttttgctgtttttgaACCGGGGAGCCAGCATCGCCTTCCTGACTATCATTTCCATCAACCGTTACTTGAGTGTGGTCCATCCTAGCCTTAGGAACCCGTTCAAGATCCGGAAACGGTCCTTCATCATCTCTGCTATGGTCTGGGTTTTGCTTTTGCCTCTGACCATCCCGTCCATGCTGTCCACCTTTGAGTGCTGCAACGACAACGAAACAGAAGAGGACACCAGTAGTTTTTTTCGAGCGAACACCGCCACTGTTGTCTTCAGAGAGCTTGTGTTTTTTACATCGGTTCTCCTCCCGTTTATCATCCTGGTCTACTGCGCCATAAAGATCACCAAAAGGCTGAAGGAGAAGACAGTCGGCGAAAGGACCAAGCTGAAGAGAGCGGTGTTCCTGGTCATTCTGGTCGTCTTGGTGTTTTCTTTCTGCTTTTGGCCGTCTGCCATTTCAAGGCTGGTGCTGCTTATAGTCAGAGAACAGAATCTTCCGAATGCAGAAGAAATCGCGGTTCAGGTCTACGACGGCCTCATGTGCCTCTCGTATCTGGATTGTCTGCTGGACCCGATCGTCTACTGTCTGAGCAGTACCAAGTTCAAGAATTTGTATATAGCCACTTATCTGCCTTTTTTGCTAAAGGGACAACATGCCGAACATCACTGA